The Equus quagga isolate Etosha38 unplaced genomic scaffold, UCLA_HA_Equagga_1.0 HiC_scaffold_10072_RagTag, whole genome shotgun sequence DNA window GAGGGCACCACGGACAGGAGCCCCTGCAGACCGGGCTCAGCACAGACAGGGACAGCCCAATCCCCGCCCCCGCCACTGAGATGTGGTCAGCCCTTCGCTGACTGGCAGGGAGCAGAGGCCCAGCACGGGTGGGTTTCCCCAAGGCTCCAGCAAGGCACTGGCAGGGCTGAGATGAGAACTCTCTATCTGCCGTTGTGAGCTCAAAGCTCTGCTGGGCAACGTGGACAGGTTCTtgagcctctctgggcctcccatCCTTCCACCTACCATTAGTCTGACAGGGTAGGCCAGGCTTGGCAGGAGTAGAGCTGtgtcctgggccagccccacaccaaGGGCAGAGGATGGGCATGGCAGGACTAGGCTGGTGGCCCTAGGTCACAGCCAGCAGCACTTGCCCAGTGTGGCAGGGTGTGGCCACTGAGGCGGGGAGGTGGcggcgggtggggggggggagcagTGCTTGGGGCGAAGAGGCCACAGGTCACTCTGTTATTCCGGTGAGCCCTGGGGACGGGCCTGGTCTCCAGAACAGACTGCTCTGCTGCAGCagaagggagaggtgggagggaggcctGCCAGAGGCCGGGAaacaggccctggggctggccctggccgTGGGTGGGGTCATGGCTGCGGGGGTCCTGGCTGCTCCTCAGGGAGGGGCAGATAATCGGGGTCTTCCTCTGGGGCATCCAGTAGCAGCTTTCTGTGGGGAGGAGTGCTCACTTAGCTGAGGCCAGCTGGGGCCCTCGATGGGGCAGGGAGCCCTCTGAGGGAGTGGAGGGGGCGGGTTGTCACCCCACACTCACAGGAAGCTGGGGGTGTGTAGCAGCCTCTTGCCTCCAGGCTGGTTGGGGAAGACATCCTCCAGGAAGTAGTAGATGTGGCCCACAGCAATCCCTGGGGAGAGCCGGGGAATGCCAAGGCCACCCTCCAcgggccagagcccagggccagcAGAGCCTGCCCCAGGCCTCCATGCAAAGCCCTGgaggcccagccaggcccagagcaCCCTCGGGCTCCAGAGCCAGAGTGCTCAAAGTCCTGGACACACTGCCAGACCAGGAGCAGGGCCGGGGTTGGTCCCAAAGGACAGGCTTACAGGGCCCAGAAGAGGGCAGGACCTGGGGAGTGGAGGGCCTGAGCACATCCAAGGAGGAGGAGCCATGGCTGGCCAGCCATGGCTGGAAACTTGAcccacccatccccaccccagtcAGGACCCACACAAGCACCAGTAGGTCAGGCCTGAAGATGTGAAACCTACAGGCCGGCTGGCATGTTCCAGGGGCTGTGAGAAGCAAGAAGCTGGGAGGGCAAGGCTGGGGGGTGGGACAAGTGAGAGGTCAAGTGCAGGTGAGAGGGAGGGCTGTGCGGGAGCAGCCAGCCTGGGTGGCCCTCCCACAGACCCTCGGGTGCCAGACAGCCAGCTTGGGATGGGCTAGGTGGACAGGCAGGCTCACCCAGCAGGTCCACGAGGATAGAGTTGCCCAGCAACAGGGAGAAGCCCATGAGCGCCCAGGGCAGGAATGGCGCCTGGAAGGTGAGGAGGCCGAAGAAGTTGACCCTCACCCGAGGGCTGCGGCGGCTCCAGACGTACACCAGCATGGCGgtgagggcctggcccaggaagAACAGGCTGCCCAGGAGCCCCAGCAGCTGGGCCAGAGTCAAGGTGAGGGGAGGCCCTCCTGCGGTGCAGGCCTCAGCCCTACCCAGGGCCCTGACTCCTCAACCCCTGCACTCCTCCCACTGGTTTCCCTTCCCTATCCAGTGTTCCCTTCCAGTCAGGGCCACAGGGGATCTGCTTCGCGTCTCCACCTCACCCCAGCCTCCAATCATGGCCCATCCCTGCCCCAGTTTCTCCTGCTCCTGGCATCAGGGCTCAGCCCCCAGGCACCCCACCTGGCTCGCCTGCATTCCCGATTGGCACTCTGTGTGCACACTGGAGGTGTTGCCCTGGCACCTGGAGCTCAGCACACACTGCACGCTCAGTGCATCCTAATCTGGGGTGACCCGCTCGGTCCCTCCCCGGGCCAGGCGCTCAGGTGGGGCCCCAGGGCAACACAGGCTGGACGCAGAGGCCTGAAGGATACGGTCATGAGGACGCCCCCGAAAAGAAACATGAAGACGAAGTCGGCCTTGCGGCCGCGGAAGGAACCCTCCTCCAGCATGCGGCAGTAGCGGAAGCTGGGCGTCCGTATAGGaagggccaccgggccggcctcagTCTCCCCGCTCCGGCCGCCTCCTGCCCGGCcagcccgccccctcccctccccgccccggcccggcccgctgCGCGCGGGGAGGATACACGAAGAGCATGTTGAAGAAGAAGCTGAATCCCAGGGGCCCGAAGAAGAGGAAGTTGGTGACGAGCCTCCAGACCTGCGAGGGGAGCGCGGGCGGTCAGGcctggcgggcgggcgggcggcgaggcaggggcgggggcgggggcgggggcgggggcggggcggcctCACCTGGAACTTCCGGAGTACGAGGTGCGGGTTGAAGTAGAGCTGGAAGGGGCTGAGAAGCTCCAGCTGCTGCGGAACCAGGGGCGCGTTAGGCGCTGCCTGCTAGCCTCCGTAGCCATGGCGACTTCCCCACCGCTGTAACCAtggccaccccacccccgccccccacctgtAACCAACCACGGCgaccccagcccctgggctgtaACCATGGCGATCCCCACCCCTGGACTGTAACCATGGCGACCACCCGCCCGCCTGGCTCACCACCGCCGCAGTGGTGAGGACGCAGGCCGCAGTGTAAGTTCGCGTCACCGCCGGCACCTGCAGGAACTCGGCCGCCACGCCCCGCCACGCCATTGAACCTTCCCAGCCCCGCGTGGCCCGACCTCCGGCCGCGCTTTTTAACTCGCCTCCACGCCCCGCCTGCCCGCCTTCGGCCAATCCGCGTCGGAAGCTCTGCACGCCCAGGCTAGGGGGCGGGGCCCTGAAACAGGTAGCCAATACGGGGAGGAAGCGGGGCGCCAGGGGCAAGACGGGGGTGTGGGCGGGGGGAGAGTCGGGCCAATGAGCAGGCCCAGCGACTTAGCACGTGGCAGTTGTTGTGGTGGCTGTGGCGGCCGGCGGGAGAACTTGCGGCCAATGAGCACCTGGTCTCCTCGCGGCAAGCTGGAGAGGACCAATAGGAAGGGCCACCACAGAGGCGGGGCTAACTACTTGTTAGTGGAGAAAAGATGGGATCCCGGCCCAGCGACTGGAGGGGCGGGGCCACACGGGGGCGTGGTCGGGGCTGGCTGGACTCAGAGCCTGGCTGCGTGGCTCTGCTGTCCCCCTGGGGCTTCTTGCGACTCTGGGCCCGTCCCTCTTCCCTCTGAGAACCTGAGACAGTGCCACCTGACCTACAGCAAAGGAGGCGCTCGGCAGCGTGTCTCAGTTCCCGCACGTCCAGGGCTCCACTGGAACACGCGGCTCCAGCAGGAGTCTTCCTGGGAGTCCTCGAGGAGGGCCTGCGCTGGGGACTTGAGCCCTCTGGGGGACGCGAGGCTGCTGAGACGGCTGGAGCAACTGGACGGGTTAGAGACGCCTCATTATTTTGGTGGAAAGAGAAactccatttattcattctaatgAAGAAAGTCCACCGTTTACTGAGCACCGACTGTGTGCGGGCACCGTTCTGGATACTGGAGTCACAACAGCCAATAGTGATGCTGTCCCTCATGGTGGAGCCGAGGAGACAGGCAGTCAGAGGCCCGTGCTAACATGATAGCTAGTGTAGACAGGACCCTGCGCTGACGGAATTAGCCACGTGGGGGGTGGAGGATCCGGTAGCCGGCCCCATGCTAGATGGGCTGATCTGGGAAGCCTCTGAGAAGAGGTGACGCTCGATTGTCACTTTAAAAagatccctgtggctgctgtgaggacAGTAGATAACCAGAGGAATCAGTGAGCAGGGGGAGGCTGCAAGGGACATTGGTGGCTTGGGCAGTATGGAACCTGGAGGGCAAGGAGGAGTGGGATGTGGGTTTGCTGGCACACCGGACAGAGCTGTGAGGTTGGAGTCAAGAGTGACATCGAGGCCTGAGCCACAGAGTGGATAGAAGGCAGTGGCCTTTACTGACATGGAGAATGCTTGGGGAAAAGGCGGGTGGGTGAAGGGTCCTGTTCTGGCCTCATTGAGTTTGGGCACCTGTGTGACATGTGCCTGGAAAAATCCAAGGGTGATGTTGGGGTAGAGGTCAGGCAGGCTGTCCAAATGTGGGTGTCAGTGATCAGCAGACCAGTGGCATTTTGGCCTTGGGCCTGCGTGAGATACCCAAGGGGCGAGGctagatggagaagagaagaggccgGGCCTGGGCAGCTCGACCTTCAGCggtcagagagggaagggagacccAGCCAGGGAGACCTGGGAAGGCTGGATATGGGGCAGGAGCTGAGCCAGGAAAGGGcctcaggaggaaggcagggagaagcCCCTGCAGACGTGGCCTGGGAAGGACTGTGGGGTGCAGCCATGCCAAGGTCCCTGGTGACCAGGATAGTGACAGGcatgagggagaggaaggtgcCCAGATGGACGTGCCTTTCCCACCATGGGGAGCTCAGCCTTGGATGTAAGTGTGGAAGATGAAGGATGCCTCGGACAGGGCCCTGAGGTCCCCTGAGGAGACTGGACTGGGGGAGAACCAGCTGAGAAGCTTATCTCAGGTAGATCCCATGGAAATGAGGGACCTATGAGGGCCCTAAGAGGGGCCTCCTGGGGAGTGGCTCATAGAGCCCCCgttctggaggggaggggagtggggagaggctgggagcacTGAAGGGGGATGTGTGTGTGGTTCAGGAGTGAAGAGAGGTCAGCAGAAGCTGGCCCAAGGTGCTGAGAGGGGGGCGGTGGGAGCAGGCTGAGGGACCCCCTTGGACAGCCTCCATTTTCCAGGGAAGCAGCCCAAGGTCAAGTCTGAGGTGGGCGGTACAGAGTAGATCCCAGCCAGGTGGAGGTGTGGCAGCAGGCAGGGATCCAGGGCTGAGAGCGGGGCAGGTgcctgcagggcagggaggagccagCAGGGAGGCCCGGCTGCCTGTcggcctggggcagggcaggtgtCCCTGCCTCCAGCACTCAGCAGGCGCTGGCTGGGCCTCCACTCAGGGTCAGGGCAGGGCTGACAGGAGGCTGTCGTGGTCCACAGGGGCCTCTGTCTCCACTTCTACTGGGGCCCATAGGGCAGGTTTCGGGGCGGAGAAGCACgttcctgggaggctgggagcccagggtgGAGCGGCTGTCCGGGTGGGATATCCAGGGGAGCAATGGCTGAAGTCTACTACGGATACCCCCTTCTCAGAGCCCTGGGAccctcagatggggaaactgaggcccaggaggaggcagagcagggccgGGGCAGACCTCCAACACCAGTCCAGGCTTTTCCTGTCCAGTCTCAGGCCCAGGACAGGCCACTCTGGAGACACCAGGTCCACTTCTCATCTGACCCTCAGGCATCTCCAGACAGTTCTTTATGGAGAGAAGCCCCGGGCACGGCACGTCCATGGCCTGGAGATGCAGGCAGGCAGTGTGCTAGATGCTCACATCTGGGGAGCTCTCTCCCAGGCAGCAGGTGGCTGTCCTGCCTGCTGGGCCTGCCTTTTCTCTCCTGTGCTGAGGACTGTGGCAGAAGGAGGACCTGTGGTCCCTTGGCAAGGTGACGATGGGCCCTGCTCCCCAAGCTGCCTCTCTGGTCTGGTGAccctgcctgcagcagagcaagGAGCCCCGGGATCCCTAGCTCTGGGCAAATGAGGGGTCCCCTAAACCTTCTATCCAGGCTCTCCCAGTGCCATAGGCAGGACAGCAGCCCTGTGTGCCCCCAGGCCTGCCTTTCCCTCACAGGCCTCAGACACTAGGAGAGGCCCTCACCAGCCCCTGGGGACACCCAGACAGCTGGGGTCATCCATGCCCTGCTCTCCACAGCCCCACATGGCACCTGATGCTCCCCCGGAACTCTCcagtcctctccctcccctcccccatgcctcaccaccaccaccacctctttcTCAGGCCTCAGACTCTCTCTTCTGGGGGTGCCCCGGATCTCtggctccttccttcattcattttcctCCCTACCAGCCCAGATGTTCTGttaaagagcagagaaagggagagtggTAGAAACACCCCCTACTCGAGGAAGCCCTCCTTGAGGGGACCAGAGCTCCCCTGTCTTCTGTTAGGGCCCCACACACTGAATTTCTGAGTGGATTTTATCCCAAAGGCAGCACATGCCTGTGGGAACAAACCAGAAGACTCAGACACAAGGCGAGGGTGTGTGGGCGTGTTGGAGGCAGCTGTGCTTTCCTCTGACAACACAGGGTGCCCCTTGCTTGCCCTGAGCATCCTCCGTCAGGGGCCTTTCCTTGGGGGCTGCGCGCTCAGTCCCCACCTCTTCCGGTACATGGACCCCCAACTGTGGTGGGTGTGCCTCCACCGCAcctccagccagcccctcccaggagcAGCAGTGTCCCCTTGGCCCTTTCTGTCTGAGTCATGGATATTTTTAGGACCGAATCCGGAACCCACTCCACAGCAGCTGCTCACAGGCAGAGCACAAGAACAATACACTCTCCAGGTGGCTGCTTCAGGCCTGGGCAGCAGAGGGAACACTCTGGGCCTGGCCCTCTGAGCCTGGTAGCAGAACCCAGACTTCCCAGGAGTGAGTGGGTCTCTCCATGGgatagggagggaggaggcagtgtggGGCCCGATGAGGAGGATGAGTTGGCATCAGCCAGGGCCGATGGGaccagcctgtgcaaaggccctgaggtggcatGGAGGGACTGAGAGAAGGTGAGGGCAATGAGGAGGAGCTGCGTCTGATGTGAGGCTGGAGAGAGCTGGGCCAGGCCAAGGAGGGCCATGTGGGCTGTGGCCTCTGTCCCAAGGGCAGTGGGAGCCATGGGATAGTTTTCAGCATGGGGGTGAGGTTAGGATCAGGTAGCAGCTCTTTGGAGGGAGAAGGGGTTGAGAGGAGAAGTGGTCAGAGCAGAGGAGGATGGCAGCAGCCTGCAGTGGTGGGCGTATGACAGAGGGAGCGAATGGGTCAGGAGGTAGAAGCCACAGGACTCAGCGCTAAGACCTTGGGGAGGGCCGGGTTTGGGAGGGAGCCCACCCGTTGGTTTGAGACAGGCCAAGTTTGGGGTGCTGTGGGGACATGACTGCCTCAGGCAAGCCCTCCATGGTCCCCCCAGCCCGGCCCTTCCAGCTCCTTGTCCTCTGCGGCTCCGGTCCTGCCCGCAGAAGGGCTGCCCCAGGCtctgtctgcccctgggatctgctgtgtgctgggcacggGCCAGCCTCAGACCTGgactcagggctggctctgcagtCTCAGGGCCAGCAGTGGACCTGGCCCCTCCCCGACCCCTCCTCCTCGGCCTCAGTGTCCCTGTCTGTGACATGGGCTGGCTGCAAGAGTCCATCTGGAGAGCCTCCTCCAGCTTGAAGGCTGCGCTCTGTTCTACTGTGGGAGGTCAGAGATTCCGGGCGGGGGCCCCTTCCTGTGACAGTCGTGGTTGGCCTCCCCTCCAAGGCCAGTCTCTGCTGTGAATGAGCACCCGCCTGGGAGCGAGGATGCACTCAGGAAGGACTCTCTCTCCTAGGCCCATGTCCTCGCCGCCTCCTCCTGACCTGGGGCTCTCATGTGCCTGTGTCAGGAAGATCCATGGAGGCCTGAAGGGCATGGGATGGAGGCAGTGGGGCCACCCCTGTCCCGCAGGAGCTCGTCCTTGGCCAGGGGGAGACTGGGACGCCCATACTAAGCAGGGAGGGGAGCTTGGCTGGTCAATGGTCCAGAGACAAAGAGCGACAGGTCCTCTGAGGAGGGCCTGCCAGGCAGGAGGACTCTTGACAAAGACAGTGTtgggatggagaggggagagggcacgCTAGGCAGGGAGAATGGCTTGAGCAAAAgtgcagaggcaggaaagaactCACCTCTCAGGGGTGAGGAAGACACTGCGGATGGGGGCTCAGAGCCCACGCTGGAGCCTGTCACTCTAGTGATAACAGCTGCTCCATGACCCCTCATCAGCCTCTGCAACACGGGTTTTAACAACCTCACTGAAGCCTCACCAGCACCTTACAAAGTAGGTTcctattacagatgaggaaacaggctcagagaggttaagtaacatacTTGAGGACACACAGCTAAAGAGGAACCAAGATACCAGGGTGccagtcctggctttgccaccaTGAGGGGTGATGGAAGGAGCCAGTGGGGAGATGGTGAGCGCCCCCACTGCTGTGGCACAGGGGAGAATCACCACAGAGGGTGAGGTGCATCATCCGCCTGAGTCTGTGGAGGCCTCCCCAACCAGGCAGCCCTGAGCAGCCTCAGACCCTTCTCCAGGAGCAGTTTGGGTGCAAAACCACCCTGCCACCTCTGGGCCCCTGGAGTGTCTCTTACATGAGACTCTGCTCCCTCGAGACTCCCCTGCCGAGCAGCTTTGGGCTGTGGCTCCCGCCTGGACCTTAGGTTCACTGTCTCTGACCCCCAATGGCTGGATGAGATGGgtccttccccaccccagctgcAGGGCCAGCCGGAGCCTGGGCCCAGCTCTCAGACCCTCAGCACTGTCCCCAATTCCCACTTCCTGCTGTAGGTACTATGCAATGTCCAAGCCACCTCTGCCCATGCCCAGAGCCCCAGAGGGTCTGATGGggcctcctctcccctgcctcagCTACTTTTGGGCTCAGTGGGCTGTGTTTTGGGGGAAGCAGATAATCTGCTTGGCAGACTTTGCCCAATGGCAGGGCCGGGGAGGCgagttcacagagacagaagaacGAGGAGATAGAGAGATGAGACTGTGTGACCCGTGCGAGTGTGTACTGCCTGACTGTGTGACCCGTGCGAGTGTGTGCTGCCTGTCTGCACACCCAGGGCACACACACCACGGGTCCACACACCCAGGAGTCTTCACACCCAGTCAGGTCCATGTGGCCCTGGGGTGTGTGTATGGAACCTGAGGCCACTGTCCTATGGTCTCCTACTTGTCACCTGCTGGCCAGGTCATCAGGCAACTCTGGTCTGGCAGAGACCTGGAAAGACAGGGCA harbors:
- the LOC124231866 gene encoding derlin-3-like isoform X2 is translated as MAWRGVAAEFLQVPAVTRTYTAACVLTTAAVLELLSPFQLYFNPHLVLRKFQVWRLVTNFLFFGPLGFSFFFNMLFVFRYCRMLEEGSFRGRKADFVFMFLFGGVLMTLLGLLGSLFFLGQALTAMLVYVWSRRSPRVRVNFFGLLTFQAPFLPWALMGFSLLLGNSILVDLLGIAVGHIYYFLEDVFPNQPGGKRLLHTPSFLKLLLDAPEEDPDYLPLPEEQPGPPQP
- the LOC124231866 gene encoding derlin-3-like isoform X1, encoding MAWRGVAAEFLQVPAVTRTYTAACVLTTAAVQLELLSPFQLYFNPHLVLRKFQVWRLVTNFLFFGPLGFSFFFNMLFVFRYCRMLEEGSFRGRKADFVFMFLFGGVLMTLLGLLGSLFFLGQALTAMLVYVWSRRSPRVRVNFFGLLTFQAPFLPWALMGFSLLLGNSILVDLLGIAVGHIYYFLEDVFPNQPGGKRLLHTPSFLKLLLDAPEEDPDYLPLPEEQPGPPQP
- the LOC124231866 gene encoding derlin-3-like isoform X3; amino-acid sequence: MAWRGVAAEFLQVPAVTRTYTAACVLTTAAVQLELLSPFQLYFNPHLVLRKFQVWRLVTNFLFFGPLGFSFFFNMLFVFRYCRMLEEGSFRGRKADFVFMFLFGGVLMTLLGLLGSLFFLGQALTAMLVYVWSRRSPRVRVNFFGLLTFQAPFLPWALMGFSLLLGNSILVDLLALPSQLLASHSPWNMPAGL